The following proteins are co-located in the Deltaproteobacteria bacterium HGW-Deltaproteobacteria-2 genome:
- the guaA gene encoding GMP synthase (glutamine-hydrolyzing) (contains glutamine-hydrolyzing domain and glutamine amidotransferase; GMP-binding domain; functions to produce GMP from XMP in the IMP pathway): MILIIDFGSQYNQLIARRVRENHVYCQIEPPGISIDTIKELKPEGIILSGGPASIYSKGAPRVDKKIFDFGIPILGICYGLQYMVDSLGGKVIGSKKREYGFAELLVKKQKGILKGVTKETQCWMSHGDSIGALPAGFIITAYTANTPVAATEDVQRNFYGLQFHPEVVHTKEGKKILANFLFDICRCEKSWSMKSFVTNAVEEIRHQVGTQKVILGLSGGVDSSVAAVLLHRAIGKQLTCVFVDNGVLRAGEAERVIKMFKKNLQINLRFARAGKIFLKKLKGVTDPERKRKIIGRTFVEVFDTEARKIKGVKFLAQGTLYPDLIESRSAFGGPSAVIKSHHNVGGLPKTMNLKLVEPLKHLFKDEVRLLGKELGLADDVVWRQPFPGPGLAIRIIGEVTAQRLSVLRKADTILLEEIRTANLYYKLWQSFTILLPLKSVGIMGDQRTYENIVAIRAVTSDDAMTADWARLPQDLLARVSTRIINEVSGINRVVYDISSKPPSTIEWE, encoded by the coding sequence GTGATTCTGATTATTGATTTCGGTTCGCAATATAATCAGTTAATAGCCCGGCGGGTAAGAGAAAATCATGTTTACTGCCAGATTGAACCACCTGGCATTTCCATTGACACAATCAAAGAGCTTAAACCCGAGGGAATAATTTTATCCGGTGGCCCGGCGAGCATTTACAGCAAAGGAGCGCCTCGAGTTGATAAAAAGATCTTTGATTTTGGTATTCCTATTCTGGGTATCTGCTACGGTCTGCAATATATGGTTGATTCGCTGGGTGGAAAAGTAATCGGTTCCAAAAAGCGCGAATACGGTTTTGCCGAGTTGCTGGTCAAAAAGCAAAAAGGCATTTTAAAAGGCGTGACTAAAGAAACCCAGTGCTGGATGAGCCACGGTGATTCCATAGGTGCACTGCCTGCCGGTTTTATAATTACCGCATATACTGCCAATACACCGGTTGCGGCGACCGAAGATGTCCAGCGCAATTTTTACGGTCTGCAATTTCACCCGGAAGTTGTTCATACCAAAGAAGGCAAAAAGATATTGGCAAACTTCCTGTTTGATATTTGCCGGTGTGAAAAATCCTGGTCGATGAAATCCTTTGTCACCAACGCTGTCGAAGAAATCCGCCATCAGGTGGGCACACAAAAAGTAATTCTGGGTCTTTCCGGCGGAGTCGATTCTTCTGTAGCTGCCGTTTTACTGCACAGGGCTATCGGCAAACAATTAACCTGTGTTTTTGTCGATAACGGCGTGCTGAGAGCGGGTGAAGCCGAACGCGTTATCAAAATGTTCAAAAAAAATCTGCAAATCAATCTGCGGTTCGCGCGCGCGGGGAAAATATTTCTTAAGAAATTAAAAGGCGTGACCGATCCGGAGAGGAAACGAAAAATCATCGGCCGCACATTCGTTGAAGTCTTTGACACGGAAGCTCGCAAAATTAAAGGCGTGAAATTTTTAGCGCAGGGCACTCTTTATCCCGACCTGATCGAATCGCGTTCGGCATTTGGCGGTCCCAGCGCGGTGATTAAATCTCATCATAATGTCGGCGGACTGCCGAAGACAATGAATCTGAAGTTGGTCGAGCCGCTCAAACACCTGTTCAAGGATGAAGTGCGGCTTTTGGGAAAAGAACTGGGATTGGCCGATGATGTTGTCTGGCGACAGCCGTTTCCGGGGCCAGGCCTGGCTATTCGCATTATCGGTGAGGTCACCGCACAGCGTTTGTCGGTATTGCGTAAAGCTGACACCATTCTGCTTGAGGAAATCCGCACTGCGAATTTATATTATAAATTGTGGCAGTCGTTTACCATTTTATTACCGCTTAAGAGTGTAGGCATTATGGGCGATCAGCGCACTTATGAAAATATTGTGGCCATCCGCGCTGTTACCAGCGACGATGCCATGACGGCCGACTGGGCTCGTCTGCCTCAGGATTTACTGGCCCGCGTTTCGACGCGGATCATTAACGAAGTGTCCGGCATCAACCGCGTTGTTTACGACATCAGCTCCAAACCGCCCAGCACGATTGAGTGGGAATAA
- a CDS encoding carbamoyl phosphate synthase small subunit yields the protein MPLLNQKRKALLVLEDGSVFEGFAFAGNGETMGEVVFNTGMTGYQEVITDPSYKGQIVTMTYPLVGNYGINDEDMESAGIHLEGFIVKEYQSTPSNWRMKRSLKSFLENYGKIGIEGIDTRALTRRLRLSGSMKGIISTQSNDIQSLLAQAQAYPGLVGRDLVREVTCLKPYLWKKGAPHAGLPSRKPVKKLRVVVLDCGVKYNILRLLENNGCEVLVLPASSSGKDILALKPDGVLLSNGPGDPAALPYIVDAARTVIGQVPVFGICLGHQIIGQAIGGYTEKLKFGHRGINQPVKNVDTGRVEITSQNHGFVVVPDSVNKKAKKTCHNLNDNTSEGMQMPQAFSVQYHPEAAPGPHDTEYLFLQFVKIMKKEKGKTK from the coding sequence ATGCCGCTGTTGAATCAAAAACGAAAAGCTTTACTGGTTTTGGAAGATGGCAGTGTTTTTGAAGGCTTTGCCTTTGCCGGAAACGGAGAAACTATGGGCGAAGTCGTTTTCAACACGGGCATGACCGGTTATCAGGAAGTTATTACCGACCCCTCCTATAAAGGCCAGATCGTTACCATGACCTATCCTCTCGTCGGCAATTACGGAATCAATGACGAGGATATGGAATCGGCGGGCATCCATCTCGAAGGTTTTATTGTCAAAGAATATCAGTCTACTCCCAGCAACTGGCGGATGAAACGAAGTTTAAAATCGTTTCTGGAAAATTACGGAAAAATCGGCATCGAAGGAATCGATACGCGCGCGTTAACCCGCCGCTTAAGACTTTCCGGTTCCATGAAGGGAATTATTTCCACTCAGAGTAATGATATTCAATCGCTTCTCGCGCAGGCGCAAGCTTACCCCGGCCTAGTTGGACGGGATTTAGTCCGTGAAGTTACCTGTCTAAAACCCTATTTGTGGAAAAAAGGCGCTCCTCACGCGGGCCTTCCTTCCAGGAAACCGGTTAAAAAATTGCGCGTTGTTGTTCTCGATTGCGGCGTTAAATATAACATTTTGCGGCTCCTGGAAAATAACGGCTGTGAAGTACTGGTTTTGCCGGCCTCTTCTTCCGGTAAAGATATTCTGGCATTAAAACCCGATGGAGTATTACTTTCCAACGGCCCCGGTGATCCGGCCGCTTTGCCTTATATAGTAGATGCCGCCCGCACGGTAATAGGCCAGGTTCCTGTATTCGGTATCTGTCTCGGGCATCAGATTATCGGTCAGGCGATAGGCGGTTATACGGAAAAGTTAAAGTTCGGCCATCGCGGTATTAATCAACCGGTAAAAAATGTTGATACGGGCAGAGTTGAAATTACCTCTCAAAATCACGGATTTGTCGTTGTACCGGATTCAGTTAACAAGAAAGCGAAAAAAACCTGTCATAATTTGAATGACAATACATCCGAAGGAATGCAGATGCCGCAAGCGTTTAGCGTGCAGTATCACCCGGAAGCTGCTCCGGGGCCGCACGATACGGAATATTTGTTTTTACAGTTTGTTAAAATAATGAAAAAGGAAAAGGGGAAAACAAAGTGA
- a CDS encoding glutamine synthetase type III, translating to MKKSKPVIASERNYTIEKEKFVPVSEYYGEDTFSHKVMKEKLPKDTFKKLMEAINEDKTLDAETANIIAHAMKEWAIEKSATHFAHWFQPMTGITAEKHDAFADPSGIGEVVERFSGKQLVQGEPDASSFPSGGIRATFEARGYTAWDMSSPAFIKRNGISTTLCIPTAFISYTGEALDKKTPLLRSSRAVSKSAVNMLKLLGAKNVKKVYSNLGPEQEYFLIDMDYFFKRQDLVLGGRTVVGAPPAKGQELEDQYFGSIKERVSSYMHDVEEELFKLGVPAKTRHNEVAPSQFEIAPVYEEANLAVDHNQLVMDTLKSVAKKHNLAALLHEKPFARINGSGKHVNWSICDNNGNNLLNPGKTPQDNIQFLVFLIATVRAVYKHADILRASVASYANDHRLGANEAPPAIISVFLGEQLTNILANIEKGTVNKATNAEIIDLGISSLPIVSKDNTDRNRTSPFAFTGNKFEFRAVGSSQSISFPAAVINTIVAESLDYLAEKIKAKGAKNINQAVFEVLKNEIKDIKPILFNGDNYTKEWEAEAGKRGLPNNKTTPVALKALITNKALNLFEKYQVLSKVELNSRYIIYLEKYIKDLEIEVKCLNNICLNQVIPVAVIYQKAIAKAVLATKEVLGNAAVVSAETEILKKVVDLVNNIYSVNKEIMAKVEATSSVHDEAKKAETLCIKVKPKMDELREYVDALEVLVDDEIWPLPKFWEMLFIS from the coding sequence ATGAAAAAATCGAAACCAGTAATAGCATCGGAGAGGAATTACACCATCGAAAAGGAGAAATTCGTTCCGGTATCTGAATATTATGGTGAAGACACCTTCAGTCATAAGGTGATGAAAGAAAAGCTGCCCAAAGACACATTTAAAAAACTGATGGAGGCAATCAATGAAGATAAAACTCTTGATGCCGAAACAGCTAATATAATCGCTCATGCTATGAAAGAATGGGCTATTGAAAAGAGTGCCACTCACTTTGCTCACTGGTTTCAGCCAATGACCGGAATCACAGCGGAAAAACACGATGCCTTTGCCGACCCATCAGGAATTGGCGAGGTTGTGGAGAGATTTTCCGGAAAACAACTGGTTCAGGGCGAACCGGACGCATCGAGCTTCCCATCGGGAGGTATTCGCGCGACATTTGAAGCGAGAGGTTACACTGCCTGGGATATGTCTTCTCCGGCTTTCATTAAGAGAAATGGTATTTCTACAACTTTGTGCATTCCTACAGCTTTTATTTCTTATACCGGCGAAGCACTGGATAAAAAGACCCCGTTGTTGCGATCGAGCCGTGCGGTAAGCAAAAGCGCCGTAAACATGCTCAAACTGCTGGGCGCAAAAAATGTCAAAAAAGTTTATTCGAATCTGGGCCCGGAGCAGGAATATTTCCTGATCGATATGGATTATTTTTTCAAACGTCAGGATCTCGTTCTGGGAGGCCGCACAGTTGTTGGTGCCCCTCCGGCTAAAGGTCAGGAACTGGAAGATCAGTATTTCGGGAGTATCAAGGAAAGAGTATCCTCCTATATGCACGATGTGGAAGAAGAGCTTTTCAAGCTCGGCGTTCCGGCCAAGACAAGGCACAACGAAGTGGCTCCCAGCCAGTTTGAAATCGCGCCGGTCTATGAAGAAGCCAATCTGGCCGTAGATCATAATCAACTGGTTATGGACACATTGAAGTCAGTGGCCAAGAAGCATAACCTTGCCGCCCTGCTCCATGAAAAACCGTTTGCCCGGATCAATGGTTCCGGCAAACACGTCAACTGGTCTATTTGCGACAACAATGGTAATAACCTGCTGAATCCCGGCAAAACCCCTCAAGATAATATTCAGTTTCTGGTGTTCCTGATTGCTACGGTGCGTGCTGTTTACAAACACGCCGACATTTTACGCGCCTCGGTGGCCTCATACGCCAATGATCACAGACTGGGGGCTAACGAAGCGCCCCCGGCAATCATCTCCGTTTTCTTAGGCGAACAACTGACAAACATCCTGGCCAATATAGAGAAGGGCACAGTAAACAAAGCTACGAACGCCGAAATTATTGATCTGGGTATTTCCTCCCTGCCGATTGTCAGTAAAGATAATACTGACCGTAACCGCACGTCGCCCTTTGCCTTCACCGGCAATAAATTTGAATTCCGGGCGGTGGGTTCATCGCAATCCATTTCTTTCCCGGCCGCGGTAATCAACACGATCGTTGCGGAAAGCCTGGATTATCTGGCTGAAAAGATCAAAGCAAAAGGCGCGAAAAATATCAATCAGGCTGTTTTTGAAGTTTTGAAAAACGAAATCAAAGACATAAAGCCCATATTGTTCAATGGAGACAACTATACCAAAGAATGGGAAGCCGAAGCCGGTAAAAGAGGTCTGCCGAATAACAAAACAACACCAGTGGCTCTGAAAGCCTTGATTACCAACAAGGCGCTCAATCTTTTTGAAAAATATCAGGTTCTTTCCAAGGTGGAACTCAATTCCCGGTATATTATTTACCTGGAAAAATATATTAAGGATCTGGAAATCGAAGTCAAGTGCCTCAACAACATCTGCCTGAATCAAGTGATTCCGGTAGCGGTTATTTATCAAAAGGCTATTGCCAAAGCGGTTCTTGCCACAAAAGAAGTGCTGGGAAATGCGGCGGTTGTCTCCGCCGAAACAGAAATCTTAAAGAAAGTGGTGGATCTGGTTAATAATATTTATTCGGTCAACAAAGAAATTATGGCCAAGGTTGAAGCCACATCATCTGTTCATGACGAAGCGAAAAAAGCAGAAACACTCTGCATTAAAGTCAAGCCCAAGATGGATGAACTAAGAGAATATGTTGATGCTCTGGAAGTTTTGGTCGATGATGAAATATGGCCTTTGCCGAAGTTTTGGGAAATGCTATTTATAAGCTAA
- the carB gene encoding carbamoyl phosphate synthase large subunit (four CarB-CarA dimers form the carbamoyl phosphate synthetase holoenzyme that catalyzes the production of carbamoyl phosphate; CarB is responsible for the amidotransferase activity), whose amino-acid sequence MPKRKDIKKILLIGSGPIIISQACEFDYSGTQACKALREEGYEVVLINSNPATIMTDPETADRTYIEPITPEAVEKIIARERPDALLPTLGGQTGLNTAVALAESGVLKKYNVEMIGASLDVIHKAEDREKFRHAIEKIGLRVPKSGFAHSMSDVLKIADEIGFPLIIRPSFTLGGTGSGVAYNREELMDVAKGGLDASMISEVMIEESVLGWKEYELEVMRDKADNVVIICSIENFDAMGVHTGESITVAPAQTLTDKEYQIMRDAAIAIMREIGVETGGSNVQFAIHPQTGEMIVVEMNPRVSRSSALASKATGFPIAKIAAKLAVGYTLDEIPNDITRETMAAFEPTIDYCVVKIPRWTFEKFPQAEDFLTTSMKSVGETMAIGRTFKESLQKAIRSLEIGRFSLGQSLPDDLKDKKEFLKSKLIKPNSLRIFYIAAAMQGGMSIDELYQLTKIDPWFLHQVKEIVDAEDELKNSAPSVELLEAAKKMGFADRALATFWKMTETEIRQWREKEKIIPVYKLVDTCAAEFEAYTPYYYSTYETENETRPSTKRKVAIIGGGPNRIGQGIEFDYCCVHASFALREEGVESIMINSNPETVSTDYDTSDKLFFEPVTLEDVLHILQTEKPEGVIAQFGGQTPLNLARGLEAAGIKIMGTSPDSIDRAENRDRFQEIVTKLKLNQPDNDTAMDAEKALVAAERIGYPVLVRPSYVLGGRSMEIVYDAETLRGFMAKALLVSPGHPILIDKFLEDAIEIDVDAISDGKMTVVAGIMEHIEEAGIHSGDSACMLPPMTISAPLLDLIKKQTKMLAQELNVVGLMNIQYAIKNDKLYVLEVNPRASRTIPFVSKAIGVPLAKLATKVMLGKSLKELGFTKAPEPKHVSVKEAVFPFNRFPDVDILLGPEMKSTGEVMGIDRSFGLAFAKSQMAAGFKMPTEGTIFISVNDSHKDKIVTVAKTFQKMGFKILATKGTALYLVEHGVGAGVVFKLSEGRPNIVDYIKNGDIQMVINTSIGRKSSRDAYHIRRGALTYNILYTTTIAGARALCEAVAAIKKDDWQVCSLQEYQK is encoded by the coding sequence GTGCCTAAACGTAAAGACATAAAGAAAATTCTACTCATCGGGTCCGGTCCTATTATTATCAGTCAGGCCTGCGAATTTGACTACTCAGGAACCCAGGCCTGTAAGGCTCTGCGCGAAGAGGGTTATGAGGTTGTTTTAATCAATAGCAATCCGGCCACAATTATGACCGATCCGGAAACGGCCGATAGAACCTACATCGAACCAATAACACCGGAAGCGGTGGAAAAAATTATCGCCCGCGAGCGGCCGGACGCTCTGCTTCCCACCCTGGGCGGGCAAACTGGTTTGAACACGGCCGTGGCGCTGGCCGAAAGCGGCGTGCTGAAAAAATATAATGTGGAAATGATCGGGGCGTCACTCGATGTTATTCATAAAGCGGAAGACAGGGAAAAATTCCGGCACGCGATAGAAAAAATCGGTCTGCGTGTGCCCAAAAGCGGCTTTGCCCATTCCATGAGCGATGTTTTAAAGATTGCCGATGAAATAGGCTTCCCCCTTATTATTCGTCCGTCCTTTACCCTGGGCGGTACCGGCAGTGGCGTCGCTTATAACCGTGAAGAATTAATGGACGTAGCCAAAGGCGGTTTGGATGCCAGCATGATTTCGGAGGTCATGATCGAGGAATCGGTTTTGGGCTGGAAAGAATACGAACTGGAAGTAATGCGCGACAAGGCTGATAACGTCGTCATTATTTGTTCCATTGAAAATTTCGACGCAATGGGAGTGCATACCGGAGAATCCATAACCGTCGCGCCTGCGCAGACATTGACGGATAAGGAATATCAAATCATGCGCGACGCCGCCATCGCCATCATGCGCGAAATTGGCGTGGAAACAGGCGGCTCCAATGTTCAGTTTGCTATACATCCCCAAACGGGTGAAATGATTGTCGTCGAAATGAATCCCCGTGTTTCGCGATCATCGGCGCTAGCCTCAAAAGCCACAGGCTTTCCCATTGCCAAAATTGCCGCGAAACTTGCTGTCGGCTACACACTGGACGAAATCCCCAACGACATTACCCGCGAGACGATGGCTGCTTTTGAGCCGACAATAGATTATTGCGTCGTGAAAATTCCGCGTTGGACGTTTGAAAAATTTCCGCAAGCCGAAGATTTTTTAACTACCTCCATGAAATCCGTCGGCGAGACTATGGCTATCGGCCGTACTTTCAAAGAGTCCCTGCAAAAGGCGATTCGTTCTCTGGAAATCGGGCGTTTTAGTCTTGGCCAGTCTCTGCCGGATGATTTGAAAGATAAAAAAGAATTTCTTAAAAGCAAACTGATCAAACCCAATTCGTTGCGGATTTTCTACATTGCTGCGGCGATGCAAGGCGGAATGTCGATAGATGAACTCTATCAATTAACAAAAATAGATCCCTGGTTTTTGCATCAGGTCAAAGAAATTGTGGATGCCGAAGATGAGTTGAAAAATTCCGCTCCGTCCGTGGAGTTGCTCGAAGCTGCCAAGAAAATGGGCTTTGCCGACAGGGCGCTGGCAACTTTTTGGAAAATGACGGAGACGGAGATTCGCCAGTGGCGAGAAAAAGAAAAAATTATCCCGGTATATAAGCTTGTCGATACCTGTGCGGCGGAATTCGAAGCCTACACGCCTTATTACTATTCCACCTATGAAACAGAAAACGAAACCAGGCCTTCGACGAAAAGAAAAGTGGCGATTATCGGTGGCGGACCTAACCGCATCGGTCAGGGAATCGAATTCGATTACTGTTGCGTCCATGCTTCGTTTGCCTTGCGTGAAGAAGGTGTCGAGAGCATCATGATCAATTCCAATCCCGAAACGGTCAGCACAGATTACGACACATCCGACAAACTGTTTTTCGAACCGGTGACGCTGGAAGATGTTTTACACATCCTGCAAACGGAAAAACCTGAAGGAGTGATAGCTCAATTCGGCGGCCAGACACCTCTTAATTTAGCCAGAGGACTGGAAGCGGCCGGAATAAAAATAATGGGAACATCGCCCGATTCCATTGACCGCGCGGAAAATCGCGACCGCTTTCAGGAAATCGTCACCAAATTAAAACTTAACCAACCGGATAATGACACGGCAATGGATGCGGAAAAAGCACTTGTGGCAGCCGAACGCATTGGCTATCCGGTGCTGGTGCGCCCCTCCTATGTATTGGGTGGCCGTTCTATGGAAATTGTCTATGACGCGGAAACTCTACGCGGCTTTATGGCCAAAGCCCTTCTTGTTTCTCCCGGGCACCCCATTCTTATTGATAAATTTTTAGAGGACGCCATAGAAATAGATGTGGACGCCATCAGCGATGGAAAGATGACTGTTGTGGCCGGAATTATGGAACATATCGAAGAAGCAGGAATCCATTCGGGCGACAGCGCCTGCATGCTGCCGCCCATGACCATTTCCGCTCCGCTTCTGGATTTGATTAAAAAGCAGACAAAAATGCTGGCACAGGAATTAAATGTTGTCGGGCTGATGAATATTCAGTACGCCATCAAGAACGACAAATTATACGTGCTGGAAGTCAACCCACGCGCGTCGCGCACCATTCCTTTTGTCAGCAAAGCCATCGGCGTGCCGCTAGCCAAGCTCGCTACCAAAGTAATGCTGGGCAAATCTTTAAAAGAACTTGGGTTTACTAAAGCGCCGGAGCCTAAGCATGTTTCCGTCAAAGAAGCCGTCTTTCCCTTTAATCGTTTTCCCGATGTGGATATCCTGCTGGGGCCGGAAATGAAATCCACCGGCGAAGTCATGGGCATAGACCGTTCTTTCGGCCTGGCCTTTGCCAAATCGCAAATGGCGGCGGGATTTAAAATGCCGACGGAGGGGACCATTTTTATCAGCGTCAATGATTCTCACAAAGATAAGATTGTAACGGTAGCCAAAACTTTTCAGAAAATGGGTTTCAAGATATTAGCGACCAAGGGCACAGCCCTGTACCTGGTGGAACACGGCGTTGGTGCCGGGGTTGTTTTCAAATTAAGCGAGGGGCGTCCGAACATTGTGGACTACATTAAAAACGGCGACATCCAGATGGTGATTAATACCAGTATCGGACGTAAATCATCGCGGGACGCTTATCACATAAGAAGAGGCGCGCTTACTTATAATATTCTTTACACCACGACCATTGCAGGCGCGCGCGCATTGTGCGAAGCGGTAGCGGCAATAAAAAAAGATGATTGGCAGGTTTGTTCATTGCAGGAATATCAAAAGTGA